In the Puniceicoccus vermicola genome, CGGAATCAGTAGTGGTCGATATCGCAGAGATCCGTTCGGCCGAAGCCGAAGGAATCCCTATTTTGTGGGTGGATGTCCGTCCGAGGGCGGATTACGAGATCCAACACTGGGACGGAGCGATCCATTTTTCGGAAGAAGATTGGTTAGCTGGACTTGACCGATTGATGGATCACTGGGAGGAGGGGCAGTGGTGGATTTTGTATTGCGAGGCTGGGAATTGTAATACTTCCATCCGTCTGGCTCTCCGGCTGCGGGAAGAGCTGGGATTCTCGAGTATCTATGCTTTGGAAGGCGGATGGCCGATACTGCGTGATCAATCGGGAAGTTAATTAGAACAATGACAAAGAATCGATTCGTCTTACTCCTCTCATTTCTCATGGCCCTGGTGTTTTTGTGGGCCGGGATCTCAAAGCTTTTCCGCCCCGAGTCATTTCTTGAGGCGATTCGCGGATACGGGGAATGGGCGCCTGCCAAGGTTGAACTCTTTCTCGTCTATTGGGTGCCTGTTTTTGAGATCATGCTCGGGCTCGGATTTTTCTTTCACTCCACTCGCGGGGCCTCTTCCTTACTCGCCGTTTTCCTGTTGGGCGCCTTCATGATTTTGATTGGTTCGGCTTGGTGGCGAGGGCTTTCTCCGTCGTGTGGTTGTTTCGGGTTCCAGTGGGATTTGCATCCGTTTTGGCAGATTCTCCGGAATAGTTTACTGGTGATCTTCTCTTTAGGTATTCTACGAGGCGACGATAGACTAAGGATTTCCAGGTCGAACGGTTCGACTCGTGCCGTGGTTCTTCTCGGCTGTTTGCTGTTCGGCGGAATTCCGATGGATCTGGATGCTCAGCCGGAGTGGGAGAAGACGCAGCGATTCGAGACAGTTCTTAAGGGTGTCCCGTCGGTTGATCAGCGATTTTCCTTTGTGAATAAGGGAGACGAGCCTCTTGTGATCGAAAGCGTGAAACCTTCGTGCGGTTGCGTGGTGCCGGAATATTCGCAGCAACCGATCCCGGCAGGCGGCACCGGCTATGTGAAGGTGGTGTTCAAGCCTGGTGAACGAGTTGGGCTTCAGCGAGAAACCATCCGCGTTTCATTCGAGGGAAATAAGGAGTTTTCGCAAACCCTGGTATTACGGATTGATGTTCAGGAGAAAGTTGAGATTCACCCTCAGATGGTCCATTGGATTCGTGGCGACGATTTCACCCCTCGCGAAATCAACTATCAAATTCACGAAAGCCTGTCGTGGAAATTGAAATCCGTGAAAATGGAAGGGGATGCATTTTCGGTCGATCATACCGTTTTGAGCGAGGACGATTTTCGAAAAGGAGTGATCACCGTGAATCGCCTAAAATCAGGCGAACATCGGGAGGAGGTTCTCCTCGTTTTTACCGAGGCGGAGTCTTCCGGGGGTGAGGGGGAAAATGCGCCCGAAGATGTCGAGAGAAAGTTGATCGTCCGTTCTCTCCGTTGACGAGCCGCAACGTGGGTCGTCGCGGATCATCTTTTACATTTTTGTGGGAGAAAAGTTTTCTCCCAGGATAAGAGTAAAAAAAATGTAAATAGAATTATGGGGTATAATTTGCTCTTGAACCGGCACGGCGCCGCGATTCCTATTCGGAGCATCAATGCTCCAATCGCGAATAGACACATTGACGAGAGACTCCGCCGTCTCGCTTTGTTTTTGTCCAGAAGCCTTTCCCTATCAGGAGGTTATGAGGTCCTTCTGCGATTGGTAGGGCCATGCTGCATTTCTTCCTATTTTCCTGTGCCTTTTCCCTTCTTTTCATCGAATCATGACTTCTAAACTTTTGATTTCTCACCGGGGAGCGTTCGGGCCGGGATTCGTTTCCCTCGTCGCGTCAACCCTGCTGTTTCTTTCCTCACTGTCGCTGTCGGTTCACGCTCAATCCTCCGGCGACGAGTCGCGGGTTACGATTCGGGGAGGGCTCTTCGATGCGGGGCATTCCCTTTCTTGGGAAGGTAAGGAGGGGTACGTCTATTTCATCCAGCAATCGGAAGATCTCCAAACTTGGGAGTTCGTCAAAATTTTTGACGTCGGTGAGGGGCGCCAGATCGAGAAACTACTGTCCTCCGACGGAGATTTCATGTTCTACCGACTGCTCTACAGCGACGACCCGGATTCTGAGCTGCTTTCCGAGGACTACAGCGGCAGTGGATTGAGCGCCTGGCAAATGATTCAGTTGGGGTATAATCCCTTCGAGTGGACGGATTCGACCGGGAATCGAATTCATGATGCCTGGGAAGAGCACTTTTTCGGGGTGCAAGGGCTCGATCCCGATGCGGATTTTGACGACGACGAGATGTCCAACCGCCTGGAGTTTCTGCTCGGTACCAATCCCACGGTGCCGACAACGGACGTTATTCCCGTGAGCGCTCCTGTCATACAAGGCGTTTACGCCACAACGGGAACGATCTATATCGATTGGGAGCCCTCGCTCGGGATTCATGAGATGCGGCGGTATTTTGTCTATCGGGATGGTAGTCTTATTGACACCACAAGGGTCGAAAGAACGGGATTTACCGATCGAATCTCCGAACCGGGAGTGACCCATCGCTATGAGATACAAGCCGAAGATCTGACACGTCAAAAAGGGGAGAAGCGGATGGTCGAGGCCTCGACGGTCCTCGAATCCAATATTCCCGAGCCGTGGCAAGTCGCCAACGTGGGCGAGCCCTATGAGGGTCAGGGGCCGGGGTTCAGCAGCTTTTCCGAGGAAGAGGGTAGATTTGTTCTTTCCTCCTCTACGGAAGGAATGGTCCGGAGCTTTTATTTCGTTTATCAGCCCGTTGACGGGGATTTTAGCATTTCCACGCGGGTGGATTCGGTTCAGGCAACGGCGATGTGGGCCAAAGCCGGTCTCGCCGCCGTCGAGGATTTAACCGGCGAGGGCCGTGGTGTGGGTTACGCTCTTAACGGTACGGAAGACGCCCAGTATTTTAAGGCGGCCACCTATGGTGGCGGGGTGGGCTACGTCACTACCCCGGATGTTCATACCGATGGATGGATTCGAATTGAACGCGAGGGGGATATCTGGCGATTTTCCGCTTCCCAGGATGGTCAAAATTGGCTGGTCACGGGGGAAGAGATTTTGGAGCTCCCCGACTCCGTCTATGTCGGGATCGGCGTTTCCAATAGCAATCGCAGCAATTTCGGAACCGGTGTGTTCAGCGATGTGCGTCTGGAGATCAACCCGGCGGTCGATCGGGTTGCCGATGGAGACGGCGATGGCATTAGTGACTTCGAGGAGACGGAGATCCTCTTCTCCGATCCGGAAGTCCAGGATATTGGTGCGATCACTACCGTTCAGTCCTTGAGGGGGATCGACCGGGTCGCTACCTTGGGTCATTGGGCTGTGGACGGCGATCGCCTCGAAGCTCGCGATGAA is a window encoding:
- a CDS encoding rhodanese-like domain-containing protein, with product MRTGITATLMVVGSLILSAGMLWLLPGEHELSASESVVVDIAEIRSAEAEGIPILWVDVRPRADYEIQHWDGAIHFSEEDWLAGLDRLMDHWEEGQWWILYCEAGNCNTSIRLALRLREELGFSSIYALEGGWPILRDQSGS
- a CDS encoding MauE/DoxX family redox-associated membrane protein, yielding MTKNRFVLLLSFLMALVFLWAGISKLFRPESFLEAIRGYGEWAPAKVELFLVYWVPVFEIMLGLGFFFHSTRGASSLLAVFLLGAFMILIGSAWWRGLSPSCGCFGFQWDLHPFWQILRNSLLVIFSLGILRGDDRLRISRSNGSTRAVVLLGCLLFGGIPMDLDAQPEWEKTQRFETVLKGVPSVDQRFSFVNKGDEPLVIESVKPSCGCVVPEYSQQPIPAGGTGYVKVVFKPGERVGLQRETIRVSFEGNKEFSQTLVLRIDVQEKVEIHPQMVHWIRGDDFTPREINYQIHESLSWKLKSVKMEGDAFSVDHTVLSEDDFRKGVITVNRLKSGEHREEVLLVFTEAESSGGEGENAPEDVERKLIVRSLR